The Deinococcus puniceus genome segment TTTTGGGCGTGGGGGCGGTGGGCCGCACGCTGGCCGGGCATCTGCACCGCGAGGGCGCTCGCCTGACGGTGGCTGACCGACGCCCAGACCGGGCCGAAGCCTTGGCTGACCAGCTTGACGGCGTACAGGTGGTGGCCGCCGATCAGCTCCTCGATTCGCCCTGCGACATTTTCGCCCCCTGCGCCTACGGCCATTCCATCCGCTCCGAAGATGTGCCCCGCTTGCAGTGCCGCCTGATCGCGGGCGGCGAGCATCACCCCCTCACGCGGCGCGGAGAGTCTGCCGTGAAAGAAGCCGGAATCATCTATATGCCCGATTACGCCATCAACGCGGCTGGCCTCATTGCCGCCGCGCAGGGCACCACGCCCGAACAGGCCGCCGAGCGCGTGTATACGATCATCAACCGGATTACGGCGGTGGCCGAGCAGTACGGCAAACCCGTGCATATCGTGGCCCGCCGCATGGCGGAACGGCGGATTGATCTGATCGGCAGCTTGGGACACGGCAAATGAGCATCAGCAAAGCCGAACCCTTCGTAATCGGCGTGGCGGGCGGCTCCGGCAGCGGCAAAACCACCGTGACCCGGCGAGTCATCGAAACGGTGGGCAGCGACGGTGTGGCCGTGCTGAGTCAGGACAACTACTACCGCGACCAGTCCGACATTCCGTTCGAGGCCCGCCTGAAAACCAATTACGACCACCCGGCGGCCTTCGACTGGGCGCTGCTGCGCGAACATGTGGATGCGCTCTTGGCGGGCGTGCCGATTGCCATGCCCGAATACGATTTCACCAAGCACACCCGTTCCGACCAGACCACGCGGGTCTTGCCGGGGTCGGTGGTGGTGCTGGAAGGTTTTTTTGCCCTCTACGACGAAGAACTGCGCGAGCGGATGCACCTGAAAGTCTTCGTGGACGCCGACGCCGACGTGCGCTTCATTCGCCGCCTGCTGCGCGACACGCAGGAACGCGGGCGCACCCCCGAAAGCGTGATTCAGCAGTATCTGGACTATGTGCGGCCCATGCACCTGAGCTTCGTGGAACCCACCAAACGCTACGCCGACGTGATCATTCCGCACGGCGGCATGAACGAACCCGCGCTGGACATGTTGGCGGCCCGGATTCGGTCTACGGTCTAGGCAACGGCCAGAACAGACCCTCTCATCCGATAGGGGGACGATTCGGCGGGCTGGCGGAAGGTAGGCTGGCCCGTTTTGCCGCCTTGCCTCAACCCTTGCCGCTTTCCCCTTTAGGATGTGCCCTGTGACTGATCCGAATCCCGCCGCCCGTTCTTCCCTGCCCGAATCACCGGGCGGCCCTTCCGTTTCCCAGCCGCCCATTCCCCCTCAGGCGGCCCTCTCGCTGGAAACGCTGCCCGTGCCCACCCGCCACCGCCTTACCCCTGTGCTGTTGGGCCTGATTCTGCTCTCGCTGATTCCGGCCTTTCTCTTGGCGTATCAGCGCGTGACCTTCGAGCAATCCGAGAAAACCACGTCGTATGTGATGGATTACCCGAATCTGGTGTCTCAGGCGCAGCGGTACGGTCAGGAACCACAGGCGCTGTTAGACCGCTATAAGGCACTGGGCCTTAACGGTGTGGCCGTGTACGAAGACACGATTGGCAGCCTGCAGCAGCGCGGTGAGGTGTACTTTCAGGACGGCGCAGATTTGGCGGTGCAGTTTCCCGGTCAGGGCGCACAGCCCCAAAAGTCCTACCTGCGCTCCCTTAAGCCCGGTGTGGCCGAAAGCCTGCCTGCCCGCTACACCATCCCTACCCGGCTGGTGCAGATCGGGGGGAACCAGTGGGTAGAGTGGGCCACCGATCCGCGCTTCTTGCCCGCTGGCCCCAACACGGCGCTCATCAATGACCTGAAGGCGCAGGGCATGACGCTGGTGTACCGCCCTTACGCAGACGACGCCGTTTTGCGGCCCGGCGCGGACTGGCCTGACGTGCCGTTCATCTCCTTTCCCAGCACCGAAGTGATCGGCGCACGCAACCCCGACCTACTGGACAAAATCAACGAGCGCATGGAAGGCCGCATTCCCACCCTGATCGAGGCGACGCCCCAGCGCGGCATAGAAGAACTCGTGGAACGGCACGGCGCGGCCCGCATGTTCTCGATCAGTGCGGCGTGGCAAAACCTGCTTGACCCGGAAGAAACCGCCTCCAAGTTCGCCCTCGCCGCCCGCGAACGGGGCCACCGCCTGCTGTACCTGCGAACCTTTCCCACCATCGGTGAAACCGAGATTTTCTTGGCCCGCACCACCAAACTGCTGGGCGACGCGGGCGTAAAGCTGGCGAACCCCACCATCACGCGCTACGAACCCAGCCCGCTGCTGCAACTCCTGAGCGCGGTGGGGCCACTCGCCGCCCTGCTGCTGCTGGGCCTCAGCTATCCGCTGGTGCGGCTGGGGCTGCTGGCCTCGGCCCTCACGGCACTCTTGGCGTTCGGCCTCAACAGCCTCGGCCCAGACGGAATCAAACCTCTGGAAGGTCTCGCTCTGATCGCTGCCGTCACGTTCCCTTCGTTGGGGCTGGTGCTGCGGCGTCGGCGCGTGTCCGACTGGTTCCTCGCCACGGGCCTGAGTCTGGCGGGGGTGCTGTTCGTCTCGGCGCTGGGGGCCAACGGCAACTCCATGATCGGCCTAGAGCCGTTCCGGGGCGTGGGCCTCACGCTGCTGCTGCCCCTCGTGCTGGTGGGCGCAAGCTTCCTGCCGCGCCAAGACATCCGCAAAACCGCGCAGGATATCTACAACGCTCCCATCAAACTGGGCGACATCGTGGTGATGGGCCTCGGCATTGCCGTGTTCGCGCTGGTCTTCTTGCGCCGGGGCAACACCAGTTCGGTGGGGGTCAGCGACGCCGAAAAAGAAGTGCGCCAGAACCTTCAGGACTCTATCGTTCGCCCGCGTTTCAAGGAACTGGCTGGGCATCCGTTGGCACTGGTGGGCCTCAGCGGGGTCTTGCCGGGCTACTTCAGCACCCTGATTCTGCTGGGCGGCGTCATCGGTCAGGCCAGCATCCTCAACACCTTTTCGCACTTCCACACGCCCCTCCTCATCAGCGCCGCCCGCTGCTTCATCGGCCTCGGCGTGGGCTTGGTGGCCGGATACGTGGCGATCTGGGCCGTGAAACAGGGCATCCGAATATGGAATACCTACGGCACGCGCCGTGCGGTTCAGGCATGAAGGTCACCGTCAGCGGCTATTACGGCTTCGGCAACACGGGCGACGAGGCTATTGCACTTGCCATTACCCGTGAACTGAAGCAGCGGGGGCACAGGCCGCTGCTGCTGTCCCAGACACCCGAACAGACCGCCGAAACCTACGGCTGCGAGAGTGCGCCGCGCATGAAACCCGCTGGACTGCTCTCGGCCATCGCCCGCTCGGAGGTGCTGCTGTCGGGCGGCGGCGGCCTGCTACAAGACAAAACCAGCGCCCGCACGCTCACCTATTACCTCGGCGTCATTCGTGCGGCGCGGCTGCTGGGCAAGCGCGTGGTGATCTTCAACCAGAGCATCGGGCCACTCAGTCCGGAAGGGGGGCGCAAAGTGGCCTCTGCCCTACGCGGCCTGCGCGTGATCGTGCGTGACCGGGGCAGTTTGGATACGTTACAGGCGTTGGGGATTTCGGGCGAATTGGGCGGCGATCCAGCGTTGCTGCTGCACCCCAGCCCCAGCCTTGTGCGCCAGCCCGATCAGGTCATCATTGCCCCACGCGGCGACGTGACCGAGGCCACCGAGCGCCTAAAAACGGTGACGGCAAGCTTGCAGGCACAGGGCCGCCGTGTGCTGGCCCTCAGCTTCATGCCTGCCCACGATGACGCCGCCGCCCACAGTTTGGGGGCCGATGAGGTGCTGAGTACGGTAGACCCACAAGTGGCCTTAGACGCCATCGCTTCGTGCGGCTTCGTGATCGGAGTGCGGCTGCACGCCATTATTCTGGCTGCCGCTGCGGGCGTACCGTTTGCGGGCGTGGCCTACGATCCCAAGGTGCAGGGCTTTTGCGCCGATGCTGGCGCACCCTTTCATCCCATCGCCCTAGACCCGCAGGACGTGTGCCAGCAGGCTTATACCCGCACCGCGCCCGATTGGAACGCGGTGGCCGAGATGAAAGAGCGGGCAGAGAACAGCTTTACGCGGGCGCTGAGCAGCTAGAAGAAGGCGGAGAGATCGTGGAGTGTGGAACGTGGGGAAGGCCAACCCACGATCTGCACTCCACGTTCAGTGTTCCAATCTGTTGCGTTACCCCCTGTGCGTCACCACATTGCAGGTGCAGCGGGCCAGCGTCGTCGTGCGGCCATGTTCGTCTTTCAATTCCACCGTCCAGACCATCACCGTGCGGCCTCGGTAGACCAGCAGCGCCTCTGCCGTGACCCAGCCCTCCGAGATGCCGCGAACATGGGTGCCGTTCAGGTCGACGCCCACGCCAAACTGCGTTCTAGGGTCTACGTTCAGAAAACTGCCGAGGCTCGCCAGTTCTTCGGCCAGTGCCAAGCTTGCGCCGCCGTGCAGCCGTCCGGTGGGCTGACGGTTGCCCTCTACAGGCATGCGGGCGGTCAGGCGCTCACGGGTCACGCTCAGCAGCTGTATGCCGAGGCGTTGGCCGAGTGTGCCGCTTAGGCCCCCCATGCGCCCCGCCAATTCTTCAGGTGACAGGCGGGCAAAGTCTTCGGGCGTGGGGAGTTGGATGTCAGGGTGAAGGGTCATGGGGGCATGGTAGAGCCTTTCTAGCCGGGTGACCCGTGCCCTGATCTACTCCCCCTGACCCAAATTCAGCGCGGCGGCATAGAGCATCTTCACGCCTGTCTCCAAGCTGGCTTCGTCGATGGTAAAGCGGGGGTGGTGGTGCGGCCAGTGGCTGTCGGCGCTGTCGCTGGCACTACCCACGTTAAAATAAGCTCCGGGCGCTTTTTGCAGGTAGGCGCTGAAATCTTCGCCGCCCATCGTGGGTTTGGCGTCCTGATAGAGGTCAGGGCCAACCGTCTCCAGCGCAATCTCTCGCAGGCGGGTAGCCACCCAATCGGTGTTGATGACGGGGCGGTAGCCGAACTCGTAGTCCAGGTCATAGGTTGCGCCGTGTGCGTCACAGACGCCTTTAATCACGCGCTCGATCAGTTGGGGGGCGCGTGCCCGCAAGTCGGCGTCGAAGGTTCGCACCGTGCCTTGCAGCAGCGCCGTATCAGGGATGACGTTGTGGGTGCTGCCACTCTGGAACAGCGTAATAGACACCACCAGGGCGTCAAGTGCTGCCACGTTCCGGCTGACCACGTGCTGCAAATTGGTGACGACCTGTGCGCCGACCGCAATCGGGTCTACGGTCTGTTCGGGGTGTGCGCCGTGCCCGCCCTTGCCGCGAATGGTCAGCGTGAGGGTGTCGGGCGCGGCCATAAACGCCCCCGGCTTCACCGCCACCACGCCCGCAGGCAGCGAGGAATTCAGGTGCAGGCCCGTCACCACGTCTACGCCGTCCATCAGCGGCGTCTCCATCACCAATTCTTCGGCCCCGCCCGGCCCGATTTCCTCGGCGTGCTGAAAAATCATGCGGATTTCTCCGGCTACTTCTTCGGGGCGCTCGCTCAGCAGTTTGGCGACGCCCAGCAGAATGGCGGTGTGTCCGTCATGGCCGCAGGCGTGCATCACACCGGGGGTCTGCGAGGCAAATTCAAACGTATTTTCCTCGTGAATAGGCAGCGCGTCTATGTCGGCACGGAGCAGCACGGTGCGGCCTGCTTTGTGGCCCTTCAACACGGCCAGCACGCTGGTTTCTGTGGGGCGAGACACGCTCAGCCCCGGCATTTGCCCCAGCTCGGTCTCTATATACGCCGCCGTCTGATGCTCGGCAAAGCCCACTTCTGGGTTCTGGTGCAGATGCCGCCGCCACGCCACGAGTTGCTCGGTCAGGGTACTGGCCCGGTCAATGGATTGTGTCATGGGCTTAGGGTAATGCATGCGCCCAGCGTTGGCGACAACTCTAAATATTTGTCTGTTGACACATTGGTCACATATAATAGCTGTATGGAAATTAGGCAGCTTAGAGCACACGAAGTACAAAACTACTTGGCGGCTTATTACTCATACCATAATGTCCAGAACCCAGAGGATTTCGCAGCGACGAAGTTAGAAGACTACACGCCTGAGGATCTTCAGCAAGTCGCAGACCTATTTACTGTTGCTCTCTGTCAGGGCCAATTCATTGCGGGTATCTGCTTGTATCAAGGCAAATTTCTGCAAGATGGATGGCCTGATACTCACTTAGAGGGATTCGCGAAGATCATAGATACATTAATTAATACTACAGGTGAGTTAGCAACATATCTGAACGGATTCAAACCCTCAGAAAGCCAAAAAATTCAAGAGCTGCTGGAGTCGAAAGGTCTGAAAAGCCAAACTATCTACGACATGAAGCGCGATCTGTTTGGCAGTTTGTATACAGAAGATGCGACATTTCAAGTTTGGTCTGAGGAGCTGGATCAAACATTCCAAGACATTTACAGGCAATGTTCGGGCGAGTTTGCTTTTAGTTACGACATAGCCAAAAACCATATGGGCGGTGGATTCTCGCCCCAATTCTGGCTGTTGGATAACGAAGGCGGCATGATCGGTGCGAACCATCCCGCCCATCATGCCGACAATGAAATTATTTTTACAGTAGCGGCCCTGTGTGGCCCTGAAAACAGCAAGCGCAAGCTCCTGCACACGCTGATGGCAAAAATATATGCTGTCTACCCAGCCGCAGAAGTTCATACTCATGCCGAAGAAAAAGATAAAGGCCTGCTGGAATCGGTGGGGTTTGCGGTAAGAGATACTCAAAAGCTTTTATGTTTGGTCAAGCAATAGCTTTATTGCCACTTCTACGAATGCAACATCTTTTGAGACAGCTTGTGCCATGCAAGCTGTTTTTTGAAAAAGAAAATATTATAAATGACAGCGTAGAATAGAGTGATATAGAGGTATATATCGTTTGAGTCGCTCTTCCTCATCAGAAATGAAGTTGCAAATACTGCCACGAGTATAATAAGCAGAGCCAACCCGAGTTGTAGAGTAAGTGTCTTAAAATATTTTATTTCTTGATCTCTGTTCGTTGCAACCGCCTCCCACAAGAAAACCTGCTGGCAATCCTCTCGGATGACCAGCAGGCTACTAAAATTTTATTCTTATCTCAACCCTTACTTGCCGTCCTGCCCGATTCGTTCGCTGCTCAGGCGGCCTTTGCCACTGGCGTCGTCAATCTGGGTAGCTCCGTTTTTCCGCATGATGCTCAAGGCTTCGTCGGCGCGCTTGCTGTCGGGGTCACGGGCAATAACGAGCGTGTGGCCGTTCTTCATGGCGTCATAAAAACGTTCGGCCTGCACGGGGGGCACACCCATTCGGCGCAGCAATTTCACGTAGTCGCCGTGATCGGAACCGGCCAGCGCACCGAACAGCCCGCCGAGGCCCGCGCCGCCCAGGGCTCCGAAGAGCATGCCGTAGATGCCGCCCAACTGGTAAATGCGCGTTTCGGGAATGATGAGCAGCAGCAGCCAGATGGGGAGCGTGAGGGCCACGCCTGCCAACGTGCCGCCGATGGTGCCGCGAATGACCGAGGCGCTGCCGCCGGGTGCGCCTGCTTCGGGGCCGACGCCGGTGGCCTGCGCGATGTCATCTTCCATGACCACATCGGTCAGGGCAAAGCCGAGGTGATCCCGGTCAAAGCCACGCGCCTTCAGGGCTTCAAGGGCGCTTTTGGCCTGTGTAGGCTCTCTAAAGACGGCAATGACACTTTCCATATGCTGTCTTTTTAGCATGAGAGCCGCCCCCGATGTGAGGGACAAACTTCCGGGAGCGTTGAGCAGACCTTCTGCAAGGCGGGTGTACCGGGGGCCGGGGTACTTTCGGCCCTAGCACACCGCGCTGCACTTCCTATACTGACAAGATGACTGGCGTGGTAGACGTAGCGGTGCCGAACGTGGCCTTCGAGGGGCGGCTGCGTGAGGTATTGCGCTCCCGCGTAGAATTTATAGAGCTGATCGGGGATGATCTGGTGGCGGCGGGCGGCAAACGTACCCGGCCCCTGATTTCGTTTTTGGCCGCGCAGGTGCTGGGCGCACAGCCGGGGCGGGCGGACTGGAGCGATGTGGTCGACGTGGGCGTGTGCGTGGAACTGCTGCACTCGGCCAGCCTGCTGCACGATGACCTGATCGACGACGCCGACACCCGGCGCGGCAAGCCCTCCGCATTCCGGCGCTTCGGCAACGTGGTCAGCGTGATGAGCGGCGATTTTATGCTGGCGCGGTTGCTGATGCTGCTCTCCAATCTGCCGGGAGGCGCGGCCCTCACGCGGGCATTCGGCCAAACCGCCAGCGTGATCTGTGAGGGCGAGGTTCTGCAATTTCAGGTGGCCGCCTACGCCGAGTACTCGCTGGAACACTATCTGGACGTGATTCACGGCAAAACGGCGGCACTCGTGGAGCTGGCCGCCAGTGCGCCCGCCCTGCTGCTTTCGGCTCCCGACGCCCAGCGGGAAGCCCTCGCCACGTTTGGCCGCCAATACGGCATGGCTTTTCAGATGCAAGACGACTTACTAGACCTCGCGGGCGAGGAAAGCAGCATCGGCAAGCCGGTGGGCGGCGACCTGCGCGAAGGCAAAGCCACCCTGCCCGTGCTGTACCTGCTGGACGGCCCCTACGAGGGCGAGGTGCGCGAGATTCTGGAACGCCGCGCCGCGAACGAGGGCGACGTGGCCCGCGTGCAGCAGTTGGCCGCCGCAGAAGGCACGTTGGAACGCACCCGCGACGAAATACGCCGCCGTGCCGGGCTGGCCGTGCGCGCGCTGGACACCTTGCCCCCCAGCGAGGCCCGCAGCGCGTTGGCCGCGTTGGCGCAAAAAGAGATCGAGCGGAGTCACTAGGAACAGCTACCCTTCCGCCTTCAGTCATCCAATCATGCTGTCCCAATTGACCGGACAGCCTTTTTAGGCCAGACTGACCCGCCGCCCTTGCCGTTTGGAAGGCGGCGGCGAGGGCTGGCTTCGCACTCACACGCTCTGGAAACGCTTCAACGTTTTTGCGTGTGTGTGGAGCTTTTTGGGTTCTGCCAGACCGGGCGCGGCAGTGGGGGCAAACGTTGGGGGCAGGCCCCGGCCTTCACGCTTGCCCATTTGTCTATGCGTGTATGCTCTGGTTGCCTCAAGAACTAAGCCGTTAACTTATCCCCAAGGAGAACTCTGGAATGAGGGCATCAGGACTCAATTGGCAAGGCCTCATGGAGCAACTCCAAGACGCTTTGCCCTACTGCGCGGTCAGCGATCAGTCGTTGGCCTATTTCAAGTACCCCAAACGCACCCTGAGCGTGAATTTGCCCGTTCGGATGGATGACGGCCAGATTCGCGTGTTCCGGGGCTACCGCACGGTTCACAGCACGGCACGTGGCCCCAGCATGGGCGGTGTCCGGTTTAAGGCGGGCCTGAATGCCCACGAATGCGAGGTCTTGGCCGCCATCATGACCCTGAAAGCGGCGGTGGCCGACCTCCCTCTGGGCGGGGCAAAAGGAGGCGTGAACGTTGACCCCGCTACGCTGTCGCCCGGAGAACTGGAAGGCCTGACGCGCCGCTATACCAGCGAACTCGTGGAATTGATCGGCAAAAACGAAGACATTCTCGCCCCCGACGTGGGCAGCGATCAGCAGACGATGGCGTGGATTCTGGACACCTACGGCGAAAACACGGGCGAAACCGTGAGCGGCGTGGTCGTGGGCAAACCCATTCCGCTGGGCGGCAGTTACGCCAGCAAGGATGCACGGGGCCGCAGCGCCGCACTGGTGGCGGGCCGCGTGCTGAAGGAGCAGGGCGAGAGCCTGAACCGCGCCCGCGCCGCCGTGTACGGATTTGGCGATGTGGGCCGCAAGGCCGCCCGGACGCTGGCCGCAGAGGGCGCACTCGTCATTGCCGTGAGTGATCAGGACGGCGGCACCTTTGCCAGCGGTGGCCTAGACCTAGAAGCCCTCGCCGCCTACCGCGAGCAGCACGGCAGTGTGCAGGGTTTTGCCACCGACATCACCGCCGACGAAGTGATCGAACTGGATGTGGACGTGCTGATGCTGGCCTACGACTACGGGGCCGTGAACGCCGGAAACGCCCACGCCGTCCGCGCCCGCTACGTGGTGGAAGCCACCAACCGCGCCGTGCTGCCCGAAGCCGAACGCTTCCTGAAATTGCAGGGCGTGACCGTGCTGCCCGATCTGGTGGCCTCCATCGGCGGCCTGATCGTGAATTATCTGGAATGGGTGCAGGACGCCAGCAATTTCTTCTGGACAGAGACCGAGATTGAAGAAGCCATTGACCTGCGCGTAGACCGGGCAGTAGACGCCGTGCTGGAATTCATGCGAACCCGCCAAACCGATATGCGGACGGCGGCGTATGCGATGGCCCTGAACAGACTGCACGAAGCCAGCGTGATGCGCGGGGTTTATCCGTGACGCCGGGTTGCTTTGGGCTTGATTGCTCAGGACTGAGTTGCTCTGGGCTGAGGTGCTCAGGGTTTGGTCTAAGGGTCAAAGGTTTAAGAGTCTAAGGGACACCCCAGACGCCCTGTGTTTCAGCTCCCTCTCCCCTTGCGGGGGCCTCGCAGAGCTACGCAGTAGAGGGGTGAATGAGCGCCAGCGATTGCCTTTCCCCACGCCCGACAACCCACAACATACATCTGCCCTCCAAAGGAGGTTCCCACCACATGACCACCACCGAACCCAATCTCAATACCGCCGCGCAGGATACGTCCAAGCTCGGCCACCACGCCATTCCCAGCTACCTCGACCCCAACGACCTTGGGCCATACGCCATCTATCTGGAGCAGGTGGAGCGGGTGACGCCTTACCTCGGCAAGCTGGCCTACTGGGTGGAAACCCTCAAGCGGCCCAAACGCATTCTGGTCGTGGATGTGCCGATTCACCTTGACGACGGCACGGTGGCGCACTTCGAGGGCTACCGCGTGCAGCACAACACGTCGCGCGGCCCGGCCAAAGGCGGCGTGCGCTACCACCAAGACGTGACGCTGAGCGAAGTGATGGCCCTCAGCGCGTGGATGACCGTGAAGAACGCCGCCGTGAACCTGCCCTACGGCGGCGGCAAAGGCGGCATCCGCATCGATCCGCGCAAATACAGCACCGGAGAACTGGAACGCCTGACGCGGCGCTACACCACCGAAATTGGCCTCGTGATCGGGCCAGAAAAAGACATTCCCGCCCCCGACGTGAACACCAACCCGCAGACGATGGCATGGATGATGGACACCTACTCAATGAACGTGGGCCGCACCGCGACAGGCGTGGTCACGGGCAAACCTGTGGCACTGGGTGGCTCTCTGGGCCGCGCCGACGCCACCGGACGCGGGGTATTTGTGACAGGTGCCGAAGCGCTGAAAAAGCTGGGCATCCGCTTGGAAGGCGCACGAATCGCCATTCAGGGCTTCGGCAACGTGGGCGAGGCTGCTGCCCGCATCTTCCACGATCACGGTGCAAAAATCGTGGCGATTCAGGACGTGACCGGAACCATCCACAGCGACGGCGGAATCGACCCGCGCACGGCCTTTGCCCACTTGAAACAATCGGGCAAGATCACTGGGCTGGCCGACACTGACGAACTGACCCGCGACGCCTTCTGGGACGTGGACTGCGACGTCCTGATTCCCGCCGCGCTGGAAAAACAGATTACGGAGGCCAACGCCGGACGCATTCGGGCCAAGCTGATCGTAGAGGGTGCGAACGGCCCCACCACGCCCGCTGCCGACGACCTGTTGGCCGAGCGCGGCATCACCATCGTCCCCGACGTCCTCGCCAACGCAGGCGGCGTCACCGTGTCCTACTTCGAGTGGGTGCAAGACTTTTCTTCGTTCTTCTGGACGGAAGATGAGATCAACAAGCGCCTTGACCGCATCATGGGAGAAGCCTTCATGAGCCTCTGGGACGTGAAGGAAAAGCACGGCGTAACCTTGCGGACGGCGGCCTACATCGTGGCCTGCACGCGCGTGCTGGAAGCGCGGGCGTTGCGCGGGTTGTATCCGTAAACGTTGATGGGGAGGGCGGTCTAAGGCTCTAAAGGTCTAGGGTGTTGGAGCGGTGAGATTTGCGGTGGGCAGTACATTTGAAATTGACGTCTAGCACAACATTCGCCGTTCTTAGACTCTTCGACCCTAGACCCTTAGACCTTGCCCACATCTCCAACCGAATACCCAAAACAACCGCCCAAGCCTCGGCGGTTGTTTTTTGTGGCCCCCAGCGCCTAGCCTGCACCATGCCCTCCCCTGCTCCCACGTTGCCGCCCGTGCTGGCCGAACTCGTGGCCTATTTCGAGCCGTTTTCGACTGTACGGCGCGACTTTAGAGGCACAGTGACCCTGCACACGCCGGGAATCAATGTGCTGGCGCTGAATGCCTCGTATTTGCCGGAAGATGCGGGCGATGTGCTGCCGCTGGTTCGGGCATGGCACTTGGGGCAAGACGCGCCGCCGTTGGTGGCCTCCGTGAGTGCGGTGGTGGGCGAGGATGTGGGCGGCCTGCGCGTGGGCACATTCTCACTTGTGCCTGACCCCGGCGTGATCGTGGTGGAGCAGGTTTCGCGGCTGCATCTGGCGACTTGGGCGGGCGTGCTGGCGGAGGCTTACGGTGCGGCAGAGTGGGCCGAAACGTTGGCCCGTCACTTTGCGGGGCCGCTGGAAGGTGATCCCAAGAGTGTGCTGTTGATGGCTTACGCGGGTGGCGAGGCCATCGGGTCTTTGCTGTGGCGCGACGTGAACGATGTGGGCGCGGCGCACCTATGGGGAACGCTGGATGCCGCCGCCGACGCGCCCCTCTTGAATGCCGCTGCCGAACTGTCAGGCGGCACTCTCCGGGTGAGTCTGCCCGACACTTCGCCCCTTCATCTTTCACATACGAAAATCGTCGGTTTTACCCTGTTGCCGTGAACTATCGTGCTCTCTCCATGAGAAGCATGTCGTTTCCTTAAGATCAGATTTTCTACATACAGCACGTGCTGGGGGTGCTGTACAGCCTTTACGGAACTGTGAGAAATGAGCGCACGAGCCTCACGCCAGCAAGAGGAGTAGGACACTCTAATGAAGGCACATGCTTAAGCCTCTGCCTTTCGGCCAACCCCGGCGCTCGCCCGCTGCTCCAGCGGCTTTTCTCCTTCTTGCACTCACGCTGGCGGCCTGCGGAAGTACGCCCAATTCTGGCCCAAATCCGGCGGAAGCTCCGGCCCTCGCCGACAGCCTGAAAGCGCAGGCCAGCGCCGGAAGCCTGACGGTGGGCCAGACCCGCCAACTGAACGTGACCGTCAGTGGCCGCGCCCCGCAACCCGGCGAATTGACGTGGACAACGGGCAATGCGGCTGTCGCCACCGTGTCTCAAACGGGCCTCGTGACCGCCAAAGGAGCCGGAAGCACCAGCATTCGCACGGCACTGACCGCCAATCCCGGCGCGTTTATAGAGTTCACGCTGACGGTGACGGCGGCTGGAACCACGCCCGCTCCGGCCCCTGCCCCCGCACCCGGAACCTTTGCAGGGCGCGTGCTGACCCTTACCAACGCCGCCCGCGCTCAGGCCCGCACCTGCGGCACCACCAGCTTTCCCGCCGCCGCGCCGCTGACCGCCAACGCGCAACTCGGTCAGGCCGCGCAGGGCCACGCCGCCGATATGGCCGCCAAGAATTACTTCAGCCATACCAGTCAGGATGGCCGCACGATGGCCCAGCGCGTTTCGGCCACCGGGTACGCTTGGCGCAGTATTGGCGAAAACATCGCCGCTGGACAGACCACGCCCGAAGCCGTAGTCGACGGCTGGCTGAAAAGCCCCGGCCACTGCCGCAACATCATGAGCGCCAGCTTTACCGAACTCGGCGTGGGCTACGCGGCGGGCGGAAGTTACAGCCATTACTGGGTGCAGGATT includes the following:
- the udk gene encoding uridine kinase, with protein sequence MSISKAEPFVIGVAGGSGSGKTTVTRRVIETVGSDGVAVLSQDNYYRDQSDIPFEARLKTNYDHPAAFDWALLREHVDALLAGVPIAMPEYDFTKHTRSDQTTRVLPGSVVVLEGFFALYDEELRERMHLKVFVDADADVRFIRRLLRDTQERGRTPESVIQQYLDYVRPMHLSFVEPTKRYADVIIPHGGMNEPALDMLAARIRSTV
- a CDS encoding DUF5693 family protein, with protein sequence MCPVTDPNPAARSSLPESPGGPSVSQPPIPPQAALSLETLPVPTRHRLTPVLLGLILLSLIPAFLLAYQRVTFEQSEKTTSYVMDYPNLVSQAQRYGQEPQALLDRYKALGLNGVAVYEDTIGSLQQRGEVYFQDGADLAVQFPGQGAQPQKSYLRSLKPGVAESLPARYTIPTRLVQIGGNQWVEWATDPRFLPAGPNTALINDLKAQGMTLVYRPYADDAVLRPGADWPDVPFISFPSTEVIGARNPDLLDKINERMEGRIPTLIEATPQRGIEELVERHGAARMFSISAAWQNLLDPEETASKFALAARERGHRLLYLRTFPTIGETEIFLARTTKLLGDAGVKLANPTITRYEPSPLLQLLSAVGPLAALLLLGLSYPLVRLGLLASALTALLAFGLNSLGPDGIKPLEGLALIAAVTFPSLGLVLRRRRVSDWFLATGLSLAGVLFVSALGANGNSMIGLEPFRGVGLTLLLPLVLVGASFLPRQDIRKTAQDIYNAPIKLGDIVVMGLGIAVFALVFLRRGNTSSVGVSDAEKEVRQNLQDSIVRPRFKELAGHPLALVGLSGVLPGYFSTLILLGGVIGQASILNTFSHFHTPLLISAARCFIGLGVGLVAGYVAIWAVKQGIRIWNTYGTRRAVQA
- the csaB gene encoding polysaccharide pyruvyl transferase CsaB, producing the protein MKVTVSGYYGFGNTGDEAIALAITRELKQRGHRPLLLSQTPEQTAETYGCESAPRMKPAGLLSAIARSEVLLSGGGGLLQDKTSARTLTYYLGVIRAARLLGKRVVIFNQSIGPLSPEGGRKVASALRGLRVIVRDRGSLDTLQALGISGELGGDPALLLHPSPSLVRQPDQVIIAPRGDVTEATERLKTVTASLQAQGRRVLALSFMPAHDDAAAHSLGADEVLSTVDPQVALDAIASCGFVIGVRLHAIILAAAAGVPFAGVAYDPKVQGFCADAGAPFHPIALDPQDVCQQAYTRTAPDWNAVAEMKERAENSFTRALSS
- a CDS encoding PaaI family thioesterase; this encodes MTLHPDIQLPTPEDFARLSPEELAGRMGGLSGTLGQRLGIQLLSVTRERLTARMPVEGNRQPTGRLHGGASLALAEELASLGSFLNVDPRTQFGVGVDLNGTHVRGISEGWVTAEALLVYRGRTVMVWTVELKDEHGRTTTLARCTCNVVTHRG
- a CDS encoding amidohydrolase codes for the protein MTQSIDRASTLTEQLVAWRRHLHQNPEVGFAEHQTAAYIETELGQMPGLSVSRPTETSVLAVLKGHKAGRTVLLRADIDALPIHEENTFEFASQTPGVMHACGHDGHTAILLGVAKLLSERPEEVAGEIRMIFQHAEEIGPGGAEELVMETPLMDGVDVVTGLHLNSSLPAGVVAVKPGAFMAAPDTLTLTIRGKGGHGAHPEQTVDPIAVGAQVVTNLQHVVSRNVAALDALVVSITLFQSGSTHNVIPDTALLQGTVRTFDADLRARAPQLIERVIKGVCDAHGATYDLDYEFGYRPVINTDWVATRLREIALETVGPDLYQDAKPTMGGEDFSAYLQKAPGAYFNVGSASDSADSHWPHHHPRFTIDEASLETGVKMLYAAALNLGQGE